From Streptomyces sp. TLI_105, the proteins below share one genomic window:
- a CDS encoding ABC transporter ATP-binding protein, translating to MTTASPPVTAVPTGAELALHGVRLGHPGGTAVSGPVGLRVAPGELLTVVGPSGCGKTTLLRTLAGLLPPLEGRVTQDGEPVRRPGADRAFVFQHDALLPWRSVRANVELPLAIRRVPRAERRRAAEEWLERVGLAGHAHRLPGRLSGGQRQRVQLARALAGRPRAVLMDEPFGALDATTRAGMQDLLVEILRGTGATVVFVTHDVDEALHLGDRVVLFGSGEVLDVPHPRSRDARDAPATAALRRRVLDSLRPSAPLQTP from the coding sequence ATGACCACCGCGAGCCCGCCCGTCACCGCCGTGCCGACCGGCGCGGAACTCGCCCTGCACGGCGTCCGGCTCGGTCACCCGGGCGGGACCGCCGTGTCCGGTCCCGTCGGACTGCGGGTCGCGCCCGGTGAGCTCCTCACCGTGGTCGGCCCCTCGGGCTGCGGGAAGACGACCCTGCTGCGGACGCTCGCCGGGCTGCTGCCCCCGTTGGAGGGGCGGGTCACCCAGGACGGGGAGCCGGTCCGGCGGCCCGGCGCCGACCGGGCCTTCGTCTTCCAGCACGACGCCCTGCTGCCCTGGCGGTCGGTCCGGGCCAATGTGGAGCTGCCGCTCGCGATCCGCCGCGTCCCGCGCGCCGAGCGGCGCCGAGCGGCGGAGGAGTGGCTGGAGCGGGTCGGACTCGCCGGGCACGCGCACAGGCTGCCGGGCCGGCTGTCCGGCGGGCAGCGGCAGCGCGTCCAGCTGGCCCGGGCGCTCGCCGGGCGGCCCCGCGCGGTCCTGATGGACGAGCCGTTCGGCGCGCTCGACGCGACGACCCGCGCCGGGATGCAGGACCTGCTCGTGGAGATCCTGCGCGGCACCGGCGCGACCGTCGTCTTCGTCACCCATGACGTGGACGAGGCCCTCCATCTCGGCGACCGGGTCGTCCTGTTCGGGTCCGGCGAGGTCCTGGACGTGCCGCATCCGCGCTCGCGGGACGCCCGGGACGCGCCCGCCACGGCGGCGCTGCGCCGCCGCGTCCTCGACTCGCTCCGACCCTCCGCTCCCCTCCAGACCCCTTGA
- a CDS encoding alpha/beta fold hydrolase, which yields MTAFVLVSDAFTGGWVWEETADRLRRAGAEAYPVTLTGTGDRRAEAGPGTGLEAHVEELVRLLDGITAPEVVLVGHGYGLHPVFGAADRRAGRVARIVSVDAGPPRAGEPAVRSVPDPEVRELLAGRPEAAVPPPAPGTWSRWGSVEGIPADALARLEREAAPQPARTLTEPLRLTGATDTLPATGVLCAANGQSIALVEMAVASGPPQFRVLTEDRFRFFELATGHWPMLSAPGELAEVLLRAAAGEGHRVTAPESDHEQPSHLLPFLVDVPERPRDRVGRVDLHLPDAEGPRPAVVFVHGGPIEPDRRPTPRDMPFFLGYGRYAAAAGVVGVTVDLRLHGLVDYPQAAQDLADAVEQVRADPRVDGDRIALWFFSTGGLLAADWLAAPPPWLRCVAANYPALAPLPGWETVESRFRPVDTVGTADGPPVVLTRVGLEHEIIAATVEEFLAAAEKRGADVEIIDAPHAHHGFELVDPTDESRAVLERSLRAVLVRLRD from the coding sequence ATGACGGCTTTCGTGCTGGTGTCGGACGCCTTCACCGGTGGCTGGGTGTGGGAGGAGACCGCCGACCGGCTGCGGCGGGCGGGAGCGGAGGCGTACCCGGTGACCCTGACCGGGACGGGGGACCGGCGCGCCGAGGCCGGCCCCGGGACCGGCCTGGAGGCGCACGTCGAGGAGCTCGTCCGGCTGCTCGACGGGATCACGGCGCCCGAGGTGGTCCTCGTCGGGCACGGCTACGGCCTGCATCCGGTGTTCGGCGCCGCCGACCGGCGGGCCGGACGCGTCGCCCGGATCGTCTCCGTGGACGCGGGACCCCCGCGGGCCGGCGAGCCCGCCGTGCGTTCCGTACCCGACCCCGAGGTCAGGGAGCTGCTCGCCGGGCGCCCCGAGGCGGCGGTCCCGCCGCCCGCGCCGGGCACCTGGTCGCGGTGGGGGAGCGTCGAGGGGATCCCCGCCGACGCCCTCGCCCGGCTGGAGCGCGAGGCCGCGCCCCAGCCGGCCCGCACGCTCACCGAACCGCTCCGTCTGACCGGCGCCACGGACACCCTGCCGGCCACCGGCGTCCTGTGCGCCGCGAACGGGCAGAGCATCGCCCTGGTCGAGATGGCGGTGGCCTCGGGGCCGCCCCAGTTCCGGGTGCTGACCGAGGACCGGTTCCGCTTCTTCGAACTCGCCACCGGCCACTGGCCGATGCTCTCCGCGCCCGGGGAACTGGCCGAGGTGCTGCTCCGCGCGGCTGCCGGCGAGGGCCACCGGGTGACGGCGCCCGAGAGCGACCACGAGCAGCCGTCCCACCTCCTGCCCTTCCTCGTCGACGTGCCCGAGCGGCCGCGCGACCGCGTCGGACGGGTCGACCTCCACCTCCCGGACGCCGAGGGGCCCCGGCCGGCGGTCGTCTTCGTCCACGGCGGCCCCATCGAGCCCGACCGGCGGCCCACCCCGCGGGACATGCCGTTCTTCCTGGGATACGGCCGCTACGCGGCGGCCGCGGGCGTCGTCGGCGTCACCGTGGACCTCCGGCTCCACGGCCTCGTCGACTACCCGCAGGCCGCCCAGGACCTCGCCGACGCCGTCGAGCAGGTCCGCGCCGATCCGCGCGTCGACGGGGACCGGATCGCGCTCTGGTTCTTCTCCACGGGCGGGCTCCTCGCGGCGGACTGGCTGGCCGCGCCCCCGCCGTGGCTGCGGTGCGTGGCGGCGAACTATCCCGCCCTGGCGCCGCTGCCCGGCTGGGAGACGGTGGAATCCCGCTTCCGTCCGGTGGACACCGTGGGGACGGCGGACGGGCCGCCGGTCGTCCTGACCCGCGTCGGCCTGGAGCACGAGATCATCGCGGCGACCGTCGAGGAGTTCCTCGCCGCCGCCGAGAAGCGCGGCGCCGACGTCGAGATCATCGACGCACCGCACGCCCACCACGGCTTCGAACTGGTCGATCCCACCGACGAGTCCCGAGCGGTCCTGGAGCGCTCCCTGCGCGCGGTCCTCGTCCGCCTGCGGGACTAG
- a CDS encoding MerR family transcriptional regulator, with protein sequence MSSDGLWSIGELAARAGVTVKTVRFYSDRGLLPEAVRSSGGHRRYGAEALDRLRFIRSLRALDLPVPEVERVLEGDGADAVLEEAVAGRLRDVGSQLVALRWKEASLRLLQECAAGERAQRLRLLGALPAPPDTDALVRFWRRALPVRLPGRVVATVLDAVVPRPPEEPGPGQVLAFARLHALVTDPRLERPEFRPAPPLPDGEYRPVVLYEGLAEAYGLASAEVRAGRAPQDGGALDCFVSAYARARGEQDTPDFRRRLVGLLALDDSPVLPRYWKLAAGLFAPDEPVLGMLHHHLSTALRGQVQGPAA encoded by the coding sequence GTGTCGTCCGACGGTCTGTGGAGCATCGGTGAGCTGGCCGCGCGGGCGGGGGTCACCGTCAAGACCGTGCGGTTCTACTCCGATCGCGGTCTGCTGCCCGAGGCGGTCCGCAGCTCCGGGGGCCATCGCAGGTACGGGGCCGAGGCGCTCGACCGGCTGCGGTTCATCCGGTCGCTGCGCGCCCTCGACCTGCCGGTGCCCGAGGTGGAGCGGGTCCTGGAGGGGGACGGGGCCGACGCGGTCCTGGAGGAGGCCGTCGCGGGGCGGTTGCGGGACGTGGGTTCCCAGCTGGTGGCGCTGCGCTGGAAGGAGGCCTCCCTGCGGCTGCTCCAGGAGTGCGCCGCCGGGGAGCGCGCGCAGCGGCTGCGGCTGCTCGGTGCGCTGCCCGCCCCTCCGGACACGGACGCCCTGGTCCGGTTCTGGCGGCGGGCCCTGCCGGTGCGGCTGCCGGGGCGGGTGGTGGCCACGGTTCTCGACGCGGTGGTGCCGCGGCCTCCGGAGGAGCCGGGTCCCGGGCAGGTGCTCGCGTTCGCGCGGCTGCACGCGCTCGTCACCGACCCGCGCCTCGAACGGCCGGAGTTCCGGCCCGCGCCGCCGCTCCCGGACGGCGAGTACCGTCCGGTCGTGCTCTACGAGGGCCTCGCCGAGGCGTACGGGCTCGCCTCTGCCGAGGTGCGGGCCGGGCGGGCGCCGCAGGACGGCGGGGCCCTGGACTGTTTCGTCTCCGCCTACGCCCGGGCGCGCGGGGAGCAGGACACGCCGGACTTCCGGCGCCGGCTCGTCGGGCTGCTCGCCCTGGACGACAGCCCCGTGCTCCCCCGCTACTGGAAGCTGGCCGCCGGCCTGTTCGCCCCGGACGAGCCGGTCCTCGGCATGCTGCACCACCACCTCTCGACGGCCCTCCGCGGCCAGGTCCAGGGGCCCGCCGCCTGA
- a CDS encoding ABC transporter permease, giving the protein MSWGRRLVRVASPLAALGVWQLLTSLDVNLWLRFEQFPTVVEVASALADRIGTEAYWQDLGHSLRRIALGFLLAAVLGVAAGTAVARSRWAADVLGPLVEVVRPVPAIALVPVAILLLPTNEQGIVFITCAAAFFPVLVSTRHAVRALDPVWEEAVLTMGGGRVRVLFSVVLPGALPGVFGGLSVGIGVAWICVISAEMISGEYGVGYRTWQDYTVVDYPGVFVGMATIGVLGRLTSTAVEALGRRVTAWLPSAAEGGATGPARSAGSAPASTHRTDTADPTAPEGPTSPGPEALTGPAPGAPADSAAARASVALPVPDKEPVT; this is encoded by the coding sequence ATGAGCTGGGGCCGCCGCCTGGTCCGGGTGGCCTCGCCGCTCGCGGCGCTCGGCGTCTGGCAGCTGCTGACCTCCCTGGACGTCAACCTGTGGCTGCGGTTCGAGCAGTTCCCCACGGTCGTCGAGGTGGCCTCCGCGCTCGCCGACCGGATCGGGACCGAGGCGTACTGGCAGGACCTCGGCCACAGCCTGCGCCGGATCGCGCTGGGCTTCCTGCTCGCGGCCGTCCTCGGGGTGGCCGCCGGGACGGCCGTCGCCCGGTCGCGGTGGGCCGCGGACGTCCTGGGCCCGCTGGTGGAGGTGGTGCGGCCGGTGCCGGCCATCGCCCTGGTGCCGGTCGCGATCCTGCTGCTGCCCACCAACGAGCAGGGCATCGTCTTCATCACCTGCGCCGCCGCGTTCTTCCCCGTCCTGGTGTCGACCCGGCACGCGGTGCGGGCCCTGGACCCGGTGTGGGAGGAGGCCGTGCTCACCATGGGCGGGGGCCGGGTCAGGGTGCTGTTCTCGGTGGTCCTGCCGGGCGCCCTGCCGGGCGTCTTCGGCGGTCTCTCGGTGGGCATCGGCGTCGCGTGGATCTGTGTGATCTCGGCGGAGATGATCTCCGGCGAGTACGGGGTGGGCTACCGCACCTGGCAGGACTACACGGTCGTGGACTACCCGGGGGTGTTCGTCGGCATGGCCACCATCGGCGTCCTGGGCCGGCTCACCTCCACGGCGGTCGAGGCGCTCGGTCGCCGGGTCACCGCCTGGCTGCCGAGCGCCGCGGAGGGCGGCGCGACCGGCCCGGCCCGTTCGGCGGGCTCCGCACCGGCGTCCACGCACCGCACGGACACGGCGGACCCGACAGCCCCGGAGGGGCCCACGAGCCCCGGGCCCGAGGCCCTCACGGGCCCCGCCCCGGGCGCCCCGGCGGACTCCGCCGCCGCCCGGGCCTCCGTCGCCCTGCCCGTACCCGACAAGGAGCCGGTCACATGA
- a CDS encoding GntR family transcriptional regulator encodes MPAEPAPAARPVAAARRRRLRADQARQLADLLRHQILAGGFPGGVLPLEDAIAADYRASRNTVRQALDLLRGEQLVDRQPGVGTVVVCEKYPHGLDRLQGLAETLHEHGRVTNEVRTMGPVGAPGPVAHRLGLPEHADVLCVERLRRLNGLPLSLDLSYLPMDIGGELLGCDLENTDVFRLLEQLTGGPLGHAEITLEAVNADAHSAAVLQAPRGAAVLMLERLTCLPDGRPVDLEFIRFRGDRITMSGVLRRSL; translated from the coding sequence ATGCCCGCCGAACCCGCTCCCGCCGCCCGCCCCGTCGCCGCCGCCCGCCGTCGGCGACTGCGCGCGGATCAGGCCCGGCAGCTCGCCGACCTGCTGCGCCACCAGATCCTGGCGGGCGGCTTCCCCGGCGGCGTCCTCCCCCTGGAGGACGCCATCGCGGCCGACTACCGGGCCAGCCGCAACACCGTCCGGCAGGCGCTCGACCTGCTGCGCGGCGAGCAGTTGGTCGACCGGCAGCCGGGGGTCGGGACGGTGGTGGTCTGCGAGAAGTACCCGCACGGTCTCGACCGGCTCCAGGGCCTCGCCGAGACCCTGCACGAGCACGGCAGGGTCACCAACGAGGTCCGGACCATGGGCCCGGTCGGGGCCCCGGGGCCGGTGGCGCACCGGCTGGGCCTGCCCGAGCACGCGGACGTGCTCTGCGTCGAGCGGCTGCGCCGGCTGAACGGGCTGCCGCTCTCGCTCGACCTGTCGTACCTCCCGATGGACATCGGGGGCGAGCTCCTCGGCTGCGACCTGGAGAACACGGACGTGTTCCGGCTCCTGGAGCAGCTGACCGGCGGGCCGCTCGGGCACGCCGAGATCACCCTGGAGGCCGTCAACGCCGACGCGCACTCCGCCGCCGTCCTCCAGGCGCCGCGCGGCGCCGCCGTCCTGATGCTGGAGCGGCTGACCTGTCTGCCCGACGGGCGGCCGGTGGACCTGGAGTTCATCCGGTTCCGCGGCGACCGCATCACCATGAGCGGCGTGCTCCGCCGCTCCCTCTGA
- a CDS encoding ABC transporter ATP-binding protein, translating into MREHTDTAPVLEIERLGVRLAGDRAARPILDGVSLTVRPGETVGLVGESGSGKSVACRSVLGLLPAGARAEGQVRVSGRDVLAMGRAELTALRARQVSMVFQDPRASVNPLRRVGDFLTEGLRAAGTPAAEATARAEELLDAVGIRDPRGALRRRPHQFSGGMLQRVVIAAALASEPALLVADEPTTALDVTTQAEVLSILARLRAERGTGMLFVTHDLELAAAVCDRVYVMYAGRIVETRSTDELFDAPRHPYTAGLLACTPRLEPDAPAPRPIPGRPVSLAEAPPGCSFAARCAHALPRCAEERPALVRHGDGLAACHRAEEGITL; encoded by the coding sequence ATGCGCGAACACACGGATACCGCGCCGGTCCTGGAGATCGAGCGCCTCGGCGTCCGCCTGGCCGGCGACCGGGCCGCCCGGCCGATCCTCGACGGGGTGAGCCTGACGGTGCGGCCCGGCGAGACCGTCGGGCTGGTCGGCGAGTCCGGCTCCGGCAAGTCCGTGGCCTGCCGCAGCGTCCTCGGACTGCTGCCCGCCGGCGCCCGCGCCGAAGGGCAGGTCCGGGTCTCGGGGCGGGACGTCCTCGCGATGGGCCGCGCGGAACTGACCGCGCTGCGCGCCCGGCAGGTCTCCATGGTCTTCCAGGACCCGCGCGCCTCCGTCAACCCGCTGCGCCGGGTGGGCGACTTCCTCACCGAGGGGCTGCGCGCGGCCGGGACGCCCGCCGCCGAGGCGACCGCCCGCGCCGAGGAACTCCTCGACGCGGTCGGCATCCGCGACCCGCGCGGTGCCCTGCGCCGCCGTCCGCACCAGTTCTCCGGCGGCATGCTCCAGCGGGTCGTCATCGCGGCGGCCCTCGCGAGCGAACCGGCCCTCCTCGTCGCCGACGAACCGACGACGGCGCTCGACGTCACCACCCAGGCCGAGGTCCTCTCGATCCTGGCCCGGCTGCGGGCCGAGCGGGGCACCGGCATGCTGTTCGTCACCCACGACCTCGAACTGGCCGCCGCCGTCTGCGACCGGGTGTACGTCATGTACGCGGGCCGGATCGTGGAGACCCGGTCGACGGACGAGCTGTTCGACGCGCCCCGCCACCCGTACACGGCGGGCCTGCTCGCCTGCACCCCGCGTCTCGAACCGGACGCGCCGGCCCCCCGGCCCATCCCGGGCCGCCCCGTCTCCCTCGCGGAGGCACCGCCCGGCTGCTCCTTCGCCGCGCGCTGCGCCCACGCGCTGCCGCGCTGCGCCGAGGAGAGGCCCGCGCTCGTACGCCACGGGGACGGGCTCGCCGCCTGCCACCGTGCCGAAGAAGGGATCACGCTGTGA
- a CDS encoding ferredoxin family protein: protein MPVVPQRGDVPVTIDESKCIDGCTLCVDMCPLDSLAIREEDGKAYMHVDECWYCGPCAARCPTGAVTVNMPYLLR from the coding sequence ATGCCTGTGGTCCCCCAGCGCGGTGACGTGCCCGTCACCATCGACGAGTCGAAGTGCATCGACGGCTGCACCCTGTGCGTCGACATGTGTCCGCTCGACTCGCTCGCGATCCGCGAGGAGGACGGCAAGGCGTACATGCACGTGGACGAGTGCTGGTACTGCGGCCCGTGCGCGGCCCGCTGTCCCACCGGCGCGGTGACCGTCAACATGCCCTACCTGCTCCGGTGA
- a CDS encoding ABC transporter substrate-binding protein, producing MHARRLALALPLALLLPLATACGGGADDPADGKTVTVTVGYQSKTINTVTAGTLLRSLGYFEEELAARGGKNGVTYRVVWQDYATGAPITAQMTAGKIDIGSMGDFPLLINAARGKQLKEPTRLVAVTGYNLRGGLNTVVTAPGSPLRTLKDLKGRKVSTSVGSAADGTLVRALRRAGIDPAKDVDKVNQQPSVGASALAAGTADALSQFVAWPGLLAFQGRATALYDGAELNLPTFHGVTVRERFAERRPEVLDAFLRAQRRATDELRRRPVASAESVAKETGLPAEVVYLYNGAQGIATFDPALRPELVAALKEDVPVLAEAGLVKDVDVDAFVDAAPLRRAVPGASYPKAGAARSELWLKGQESTRTFDSPGALLKAVKGAAVRAAYVPDAVTGTLWFADRAVWVQDGGQWRAFVTREGAERYVTGHAGSRIVGYADAVGLAS from the coding sequence ATGCACGCACGAAGACTCGCCCTGGCCCTCCCGCTCGCCCTGCTCCTTCCGCTCGCCACCGCCTGCGGCGGCGGGGCCGACGATCCGGCGGACGGGAAGACGGTCACGGTGACCGTCGGCTACCAGTCGAAGACCATCAACACCGTCACCGCCGGCACGTTGCTGCGCTCCCTGGGCTACTTCGAGGAGGAGCTCGCGGCGCGCGGCGGGAAGAACGGCGTCACCTACCGGGTCGTCTGGCAGGACTACGCGACCGGTGCCCCGATCACCGCCCAGATGACGGCGGGGAAGATCGACATCGGCTCGATGGGCGACTTCCCGCTGCTGATCAACGCGGCGCGCGGCAAGCAGCTCAAGGAGCCGACGCGGCTCGTCGCGGTGACCGGGTACAACCTGCGCGGCGGCCTCAACACCGTGGTCACGGCCCCCGGTTCGCCGCTGCGGACACTGAAGGACCTCAAGGGCCGCAAGGTGTCCACGAGCGTCGGTTCGGCCGCCGACGGCACGCTCGTCCGGGCCCTGCGGCGGGCCGGGATCGACCCGGCGAAGGACGTCGACAAGGTCAACCAGCAGCCGAGCGTGGGCGCTTCGGCCCTGGCGGCGGGCACCGCCGACGCGCTCTCCCAGTTCGTCGCCTGGCCCGGTCTGCTCGCCTTCCAGGGCCGGGCGACGGCGCTGTACGACGGGGCCGAGCTGAACCTGCCGACCTTCCACGGGGTCACCGTCCGCGAGCGGTTCGCCGAGCGGCGGCCGGAGGTCCTCGACGCGTTCCTGCGCGCGCAGCGGCGGGCCACGGACGAGTTGCGCCGCCGTCCGGTGGCGTCCGCCGAGTCGGTCGCGAAGGAGACGGGGCTGCCCGCCGAGGTGGTCTACCTCTACAACGGCGCCCAGGGCATCGCCACCTTCGACCCGGCGCTCCGCCCGGAGCTGGTCGCCGCGCTCAAGGAGGACGTGCCGGTCCTGGCGGAGGCCGGTCTGGTGAAGGACGTCGACGTGGACGCCTTCGTCGACGCGGCCCCGCTGCGGCGGGCGGTCCCGGGGGCCTCGTACCCGAAGGCGGGCGCCGCCAGGTCCGAGCTCTGGCTGAAGGGGCAGGAGTCGACCCGTACCTTCGACAGCCCCGGGGCGCTCCTCAAGGCCGTCAAGGGGGCGGCGGTCCGGGCCGCGTACGTGCCGGACGCGGTGACCGGGACGCTCTGGTTCGCGGACCGCGCGGTGTGGGTCCAGGACGGCGGCCAGTGGCGCGCCTTCGTGACCCGGGAGGGCGCGGAGCGGTACGTCACGGGGCACGCCGGCTCCCGGATCGTCGGGTACGCGGACGCCGTGGGGCTCGCGTCATGA
- a CDS encoding ABC transporter ATP-binding protein, producing MLEDGLVVDGLRKRYGDHTAVDGVSFALAPGSCLALVGESGSGKTTTVRMLVGLERPDGGTVRLDGRDRSTRARGRTERLARAREIQMVFQDPYLSLDPRVTVSGCLDEVLRLHTALDLAGRRARVAELLDQVGLGAREASALPRGLSGGQRQRVAIARALAVEPRVLVLDEAVAALDVSIQAQILELLGAIRRESGIGYLFVTHDLAVVRHVADEVLVLKSGRAVETGPTARVLETPEHPYTRLLLDSVPRRGRRPTGR from the coding sequence CTGCTCGAAGACGGCCTCGTCGTCGACGGACTGCGCAAGCGGTACGGGGACCACACGGCGGTCGACGGCGTGTCCTTCGCGCTCGCGCCCGGGTCCTGCCTCGCCCTCGTCGGGGAGTCCGGCAGCGGCAAGACGACCACGGTCCGGATGCTCGTGGGTCTGGAGCGCCCGGACGGCGGCACGGTCCGCCTCGACGGCCGGGACCGCTCCACGCGGGCCCGGGGCCGGACCGAACGGCTCGCCAGGGCCCGGGAGATCCAGATGGTCTTCCAGGACCCGTACCTCTCGCTCGATCCCCGGGTGACCGTCTCGGGCTGCCTGGACGAGGTCCTGCGGCTCCACACCGCCCTCGATCTGGCCGGCCGCCGGGCCCGCGTCGCCGAGCTCCTCGACCAGGTCGGTCTCGGGGCGCGCGAGGCCTCCGCCCTGCCCCGGGGCCTCTCCGGGGGGCAGCGTCAGCGCGTGGCGATCGCCCGCGCCCTCGCCGTGGAGCCCCGGGTCCTCGTCCTCGACGAGGCGGTCGCCGCGCTCGACGTGTCGATCCAGGCGCAGATCCTCGAACTCCTCGGCGCGATCCGCCGCGAGTCGGGGATCGGCTATCTGTTCGTCACCCACGACCTGGCCGTGGTCCGGCACGTCGCGGACGAGGTCCTGGTGCTGAAGTCCGGCCGGGCCGTGGAGACGGGCCCGACCGCGCGCGTCCTGGAGACGCCGGAGCACCCGTACACCCGGCTCCTGCTCGACTCCGTCCCCCGGCGCGGGCGGCGGCCGACGGGTCGGTGA